From the genome of Cytobacillus firmus, one region includes:
- a CDS encoding DUF2243 domain-containing protein, whose translation MKKENKNLFIAGLILGLGLVGAIDGIVFHQLLQWHHMILSPNIKLEIFTDGLFTALFSAKLLWGGMKIFQDARKDELGTSWKIFTGGIFIGGGAFNIVEGIVDHHILQVHRVRPLAENPLFYDLAFLAIGLLLVIIGFMIKRMEKEA comes from the coding sequence ATGAAAAAAGAAAACAAAAATTTATTCATAGCCGGGTTAATACTCGGGCTTGGTCTGGTAGGGGCGATTGATGGCATCGTATTTCATCAGCTGCTGCAATGGCATCATATGATACTGAGTCCAAATATCAAACTCGAAATTTTTACAGATGGTTTGTTTACGGCATTATTTTCGGCGAAGCTGCTTTGGGGCGGCATGAAGATTTTTCAGGATGCCCGCAAAGATGAATTGGGCACCAGCTGGAAGATCTTCACTGGAGGTATATTTATTGGGGGAGGCGCCTTTAATATTGTCGAAGGGATTGTAGACCATCACATCCTCCAGGTTCACCGTGTCAGGCCATTGGCAGAAAACCCTTTGTTCTATGATCTGGCCTTTCTGGCAATCGGATTATTGCTTGTCATAATTGGGTTTATGATTAAGAGGATGGAGAAGGAAGCATGA
- a CDS encoding Ger(x)C family spore germination protein produces MARSIILIISACCIMLSGCSGIKNIQDLTYIVSIGMDYDDDNKEYTVYLQGLNFINVAKQEGGKSADPVPIFVASAKGETLNLAVRNLYKMSEPPLYFGHIKTLVITNRIVQHKFKEVVEEVGKNRSIRPTFHVVTTDEEIEEVFNINALFNYPAVYTVLFKKDTYEIAQNEIRPVTIMKFLRDYYEPMNSSRLPFVKINKTSWKAEKDYPVLYFDGYSVFQNREYKKELEFEDSIFLDWLLEKYIAIDERVEEEGKLAAAVKLESPKLKIKYDEGSSTPKFSIDLSIRADLLEKVQDIPISRLTSLAEEEIKTKLKTFYQDGVENKIDYLNAGEKWFRMHPEQFAELKRTGKFFLEEDSLTDIRVNVQIYNFNSYKYIE; encoded by the coding sequence ATGGCCAGAAGTATCATACTGATTATTTCGGCATGCTGTATCATGCTTTCAGGCTGTTCCGGCATCAAAAACATTCAGGATTTGACTTATATTGTATCGATTGGTATGGACTATGATGATGATAATAAAGAATATACAGTCTATCTCCAAGGACTAAATTTTATAAATGTCGCGAAGCAGGAAGGCGGAAAATCTGCAGACCCAGTCCCTATTTTTGTGGCTTCAGCAAAAGGAGAAACGTTAAATTTAGCAGTAAGGAATCTCTATAAAATGTCCGAACCTCCTCTATATTTCGGCCATATAAAAACCCTTGTCATTACCAATCGGATCGTTCAGCACAAGTTCAAGGAAGTTGTGGAGGAAGTCGGGAAGAATCGTTCCATACGTCCTACATTTCATGTCGTCACAACTGATGAAGAAATTGAAGAGGTTTTTAATATAAATGCCTTGTTTAACTATCCTGCCGTCTATACCGTTTTATTTAAAAAGGATACTTACGAGATTGCCCAAAATGAAATTAGGCCGGTAACAATAATGAAATTCCTGCGGGATTATTATGAACCCATGAATTCATCGAGGCTGCCCTTTGTAAAAATAAATAAAACAAGCTGGAAAGCAGAAAAGGATTATCCGGTTTTATATTTTGACGGGTATTCCGTCTTTCAAAACAGGGAGTATAAGAAGGAGCTTGAATTTGAAGATTCTATATTCCTTGATTGGCTGCTGGAAAAATATATTGCTATTGATGAAAGAGTCGAAGAAGAGGGTAAATTGGCTGCTGCAGTAAAGCTGGAAAGTCCAAAACTGAAAATAAAGTATGATGAAGGTTCCTCCACCCCCAAATTTTCAATCGATTTATCCATTCGCGCAGATTTATTGGAAAAAGTACAGGACATTCCAATAAGCAGGTTAACCAGCCTCGCTGAAGAGGAAATAAAAACAAAGCTAAAAACTTTTTATCAGGATGGAGTCGAAAATAAAATTGATTACCTGAATGCCGGCGAAAAATGGTTTCGCATGCATCCTGAGCAATTCGCAGAGTTAAAAAGGACAGGCAAATTTTTTTTGGAGGAAGACTCTCTGACTGACATTAGGGTTAACGTTCAAATTTATAATTTCAACAGCTATAAATATATTGAATAA
- a CDS encoding spore germination protein — MAKTKLLKSNPHHNENGCQKTEELKQQFSKSGDFVSKSHVTENEEFEILFFDTLVDTQYLDQYILPMIAAAKSGSAKEKLRILFQADLVTGKSINDLSQLLFEGNYLFVADKDLLSIKAANIPKRQPEESALETSIRGPKDGFVEDLQTNISLIRRRLNTSTLCVEKYTFGKRSKTKVALMYIEDIIDNRVLEEIHKRLEKVELDILTSIHELDSLIRDRPFSIFPSLDYTGRPDFIVQALNQGRFAILVDGNPTVTYAPISLLLQTKSPEDYYMNYAFVSMERMIRMIGITVSGFLPGVWIAFSAFNIEQIPYLLVATISVSRFGLPLSAPIEMFIILLLFELFNEAGVRLPRAIGQTVAVLGGLIVGDAAIRAGLTSPTMLVVAAITYISSFTLVSQSLSSAITIVRFFVIIMSTFLGLFGVILCYILTVLYLSTISSFGVPYLSSLAPISWRESIKSFLMLPVQFYKSRTTSTSPDDPTRRDK, encoded by the coding sequence ATGGCAAAAACAAAACTTCTAAAGTCCAATCCTCACCATAACGAGAATGGCTGCCAAAAGACAGAAGAGTTAAAGCAGCAGTTTAGCAAAAGCGGCGATTTTGTGAGCAAATCACATGTTACCGAGAATGAAGAGTTTGAAATATTATTTTTTGATACACTGGTCGATACCCAATATTTGGATCAATACATTTTACCTATGATTGCAGCCGCGAAGAGCGGTTCGGCAAAAGAAAAGCTCAGGATATTATTTCAAGCTGACCTGGTAACAGGAAAATCAATTAATGATTTATCGCAATTGCTTTTTGAGGGCAATTATCTTTTCGTGGCTGATAAGGACCTGCTTAGTATTAAGGCAGCGAATATTCCGAAGCGCCAACCGGAAGAATCTGCACTTGAGACTTCCATTAGAGGTCCAAAGGACGGATTTGTTGAAGATTTACAGACCAATATATCTTTAATCCGCAGAAGGCTCAATACCAGTACGTTATGTGTCGAGAAATATACCTTTGGAAAACGGAGCAAAACCAAAGTGGCACTTATGTATATAGAAGACATTATTGATAATCGTGTTTTGGAAGAAATTCATAAAAGGCTAGAAAAGGTTGAACTCGATATCTTGACGAGCATCCATGAACTCGACTCTCTAATTAGAGATCGCCCTTTTTCGATTTTCCCCAGTCTTGATTATACCGGCCGCCCGGATTTTATTGTGCAGGCACTGAATCAGGGCCGATTTGCCATTTTGGTGGATGGGAATCCCACTGTTACATATGCACCAATCAGCTTATTATTGCAGACGAAATCGCCTGAAGACTATTACATGAATTATGCATTTGTCAGTATGGAAAGAATGATCAGGATGATCGGGATAACGGTATCGGGTTTTCTTCCGGGGGTATGGATCGCTTTTTCCGCATTTAATATAGAACAGATTCCTTACCTGCTCGTTGCCACCATTTCTGTATCCAGATTTGGACTGCCTTTGAGTGCACCAATTGAAATGTTCATCATTCTCCTTTTGTTTGAACTATTTAATGAAGCAGGAGTCCGACTGCCGAGAGCCATTGGCCAGACAGTTGCAGTACTGGGGGGCTTAATTGTCGGTGATGCGGCTATAAGGGCGGGATTAACCTCTCCAACGATGCTGGTAGTCGCGGCGATTACGTATATTTCGTCTTTTACTCTTGTGAGTCAGTCACTTAGTTCTGCCATTACTATTGTAAGGTTTTTCGTTATCATCATGAGTACTTTTTTAGGCTTATTTGGCGTCATCTTATGTTATATTCTTACTGTCTTATATTTATCCACAATCTCTTCATTTGGAGTTCCTTATCTTTCTTCTCTGGCTCCGATCAGCTGGAGAGAAAGCATAAAGTCTTTTCTGATGCTTCCTGTTCAATTTTATAAATCACGTACAACATCCACCAGTCCTGACGATCCGACCAGGAGGGATAAGTAA
- a CDS encoding GerAB/ArcD/ProY family transporter, which yields MQNLVKVLIPRQLMLLMILSTGLLNHVILIPNLLTAAGRDSWLSVIAAYPISVILICLIYYILKNSTDDGFFPMLRKRLGKMMSILLSIPVIVFLITSTYITFRDLVIWLNAFFLADSSVLLINIMLIIVCFIMTQAGVKYMAISSGVLLPFVMLFGVFISITNTRLKEPGLLFPVLADGFEPIMIGIVYTLSGLLEVYIILLLQPYSQKSFKLKHLIFLLTLLTGLTLGPLTAAIMEFGPEEATRFLYPAHEQWRVLSIGEYISHLDFLALFQWLSGALIRIGLFMYLAGTFFSAKKKHYRLNPKLVIILYLILVGLISIKIETYTFYQFIYKYYLPVSMVFFLSYILLSALIVLVLKKRDEKHGKNKTSKVQSSP from the coding sequence ATGCAAAATTTAGTTAAAGTACTTATACCCAGACAACTAATGTTATTAATGATCCTGTCCACAGGCTTGCTTAACCATGTAATATTGATCCCTAATTTATTGACAGCTGCCGGCAGAGACAGCTGGCTTAGTGTGATTGCAGCTTATCCGATCTCGGTAATATTAATATGTCTTATCTATTACATACTTAAAAATTCTACAGATGATGGTTTCTTCCCAATGCTGAGAAAGCGACTTGGAAAAATGATGTCCATTCTGCTGTCTATCCCTGTTATCGTCTTTTTGATTACGAGCACTTATATAACGTTCAGGGACTTAGTGATCTGGTTAAATGCATTTTTCCTAGCAGATTCCTCTGTTTTATTGATTAACATCATGCTAATAATCGTTTGCTTCATTATGACACAGGCCGGTGTGAAATATATGGCGATCTCAAGCGGGGTGCTCCTGCCGTTTGTCATGCTATTTGGTGTATTTATTTCCATTACCAACACAAGATTGAAGGAACCCGGCCTGCTGTTTCCAGTCCTTGCAGATGGTTTTGAACCCATCATGATCGGGATTGTCTATACTCTTTCAGGATTACTTGAGGTTTATATTATTCTTTTACTGCAGCCTTATTCACAGAAATCCTTTAAGTTGAAGCATTTAATTTTTCTTCTGACTCTTTTAACAGGTCTGACTTTGGGGCCGCTCACAGCGGCAATCATGGAATTTGGACCTGAGGAAGCAACAAGATTCCTTTACCCTGCCCATGAGCAATGGAGAGTTTTAAGCATTGGTGAGTATATCTCTCATCTGGACTTTCTCGCCTTATTTCAGTGGCTGAGCGGGGCACTTATCAGAATCGGATTATTTATGTATTTAGCAGGCACATTTTTTTCCGCTAAAAAGAAACATTATCGATTAAACCCCAAATTAGTCATTATTTTATACCTCATCCTGGTTGGTTTAATCAGCATAAAGATAGAAACTTACACTTTTTATCAGTTTATTTATAAGTATTATCTGCCCGTCAGCATGGTGTTTTTCCTATCTTATATCCTTTTGTCAGCGTTGATTGTATTAGTTTTGAAGAAAAGGGATGAAAAACATGGCAAAAACAAAACTTCTAAAGTCCAATCCTCACCATAA
- a CDS encoding cupin domain-containing protein — protein MYHPNAYSYPYYPQPHSPVYHTDEMLRSNQDHFQQLCETVLEGVKREASVLELYTQLAEHAPNEEHKQNIIQAIEGKKIYLNHFCNLYYNLTGKQPEYQVGHVAIDHYRDGLRMAYQIEMEGFEENQRGSVLTQLPQVQNVFLWAMSGEQENAARLVSLNNRVTDFGPQPFVVDIEEATKKNNNFRTALWTGKHLQLTLMSINVGEDIGLEVHPELDQFLRLEDGEGMVYMGDSPDRLDFQRKVADDFAIIIPAGKYHNLINTGNKPLKLYSIYAPPQHPFGTVHKTKADAMAAEEEHHQGN, from the coding sequence TTGTATCATCCTAATGCGTATTCCTATCCTTACTACCCACAGCCTCATTCACCTGTATATCATACTGACGAGATGTTAAGAAGCAATCAGGATCATTTTCAGCAGCTTTGTGAAACGGTTCTTGAAGGAGTCAAAAGGGAGGCATCTGTACTTGAGTTATACACTCAGCTGGCAGAGCATGCTCCAAATGAAGAGCACAAGCAGAACATTATTCAGGCAATCGAAGGAAAGAAAATCTATTTAAACCATTTTTGCAACCTTTATTACAATTTAACAGGGAAACAGCCTGAGTATCAGGTCGGCCATGTTGCCATTGATCATTACCGTGATGGATTGCGCATGGCATATCAAATCGAAATGGAAGGTTTCGAGGAGAACCAAAGGGGTTCCGTGCTTACTCAGCTTCCACAGGTTCAAAATGTATTCTTATGGGCAATGAGCGGCGAACAGGAAAATGCAGCGCGATTAGTCTCACTTAATAACCGGGTGACCGATTTCGGTCCGCAGCCATTTGTCGTGGATATTGAGGAAGCAACGAAGAAAAATAACAACTTCCGGACAGCCCTATGGACTGGAAAGCATTTGCAGCTGACATTAATGAGCATCAATGTTGGCGAGGATATTGGCCTTGAGGTTCATCCGGAGCTCGATCAATTCCTGAGACTTGAAGATGGTGAAGGAATGGTTTATATGGGGGATAGTCCTGACCGGCTGGATTTTCAGCGGAAAGTAGCGGATGATTTTGCGATTATCATTCCTGCAGGCAAATATCATAATCTGATTAATACAGGCAATAAGCCACTTAAGCTTTATTCCATTTATGCGCCGCCGCAGCATCCGTTTGGAACCGTGCATAAAACAAAGGCAGATGCCATGGCTGCCGAGGAAGAACATCATCAAGGAAATTAA
- a CDS encoding DsbA family oxidoreductase → MGKRHLEDAIKQINHPIEVTYRCFELDPTAERDIQDNMYEKLAKKYGMTIEQAKANTQNMVQMARNAGLEFNIDTIVLTNTFNAHRLTMFAKTKGLMKEMTERLLRAYFTDSRHIGDPAALAQLAEEVGLNREEAEQMLAGDAFADEVRADEQLAQQYRITGVPFFLINKKYALSGAQPTEMIIKALQKIIAEDEITVLNDNDGMICDDDGCEIPKK, encoded by the coding sequence ATTGGCAAAAGGCATCTGGAGGATGCCATTAAACAGATTAATCATCCAATCGAAGTGACTTACAGGTGCTTCGAGCTGGACCCGACGGCAGAGCGGGATATTCAGGATAACATGTATGAGAAATTGGCGAAGAAATATGGGATGACGATTGAGCAGGCGAAAGCCAACACGCAAAACATGGTGCAGATGGCGAGAAACGCCGGACTGGAATTCAACATTGATACCATCGTTCTCACTAATACGTTTAACGCACACCGTCTGACGATGTTTGCCAAAACAAAAGGGTTAATGAAAGAAATGACAGAACGGCTGCTGCGTGCTTACTTTACAGATTCCAGGCATATCGGAGATCCTGCGGCGTTAGCCCAGTTAGCAGAAGAAGTTGGCCTGAACCGTGAAGAAGCTGAACAAATGCTTGCCGGCGATGCGTTTGCGGATGAAGTCCGTGCAGATGAGCAATTGGCGCAGCAGTACCGCATTACAGGAGTACCGTTCTTTCTTATTAATAAGAAGTACGCACTGAGCGGAGCACAGCCAACAGAGATGATCATTAAAGCGCTGCAAAAGATTATTGCAGAGGACGAGATAACTGTTCTAAATGACAATGACGGTATGATCTGTGATGACGACGGCTGTGAAATTCCAAAAAAATAA